From one bacterium genomic stretch:
- a CDS encoding quinol:cytochrome C oxidoreductase, with protein sequence MAVLDGDNLVLGGAARRIAAVGLAVGVVGLGAGFLLGRAAGDGMRHFLHAWLLNWLFFLSLSLGALWFVPLQHLTRSTWSAVVRRLAEIVSGTLPLMALLALPVLLNLGDIYVWADPTRVAGDPLLEHKAGWLNPGFFTLRIAFYFAVWILLATIYRRRSLRQDATGDPAITAGSERLGGPALILYGLTQTFAAFDLLMSLDAHWFSTMFGVYWFAGIVASFFAVMTLLTAGLQRSGRLVHAVTLEHYNDYGRAMFAFVFFWAYIAFSQYMLIWYANIPEETGWYLRRQQNGWSAVGYLLIFGHWLIPFAGLMSRFTKRRVRLMAFWAVWILVMHWVDLFWLIMPELSPGGIPLRLMDAALLVGMGGLYAATLALVAGPRLLIARRDPRLRASLNFENY encoded by the coding sequence GTGGCCGTCCTGGACGGCGACAACCTGGTCCTCGGCGGCGCCGCCCGGCGCATCGCCGCGGTCGGGCTCGCGGTCGGGGTGGTCGGGCTGGGGGCCGGCTTCCTGCTGGGCCGCGCCGCCGGCGACGGCATGCGGCACTTCCTGCACGCCTGGCTGCTGAACTGGCTGTTCTTCCTGTCGCTGTCGCTGGGCGCGTTGTGGTTCGTGCCGCTGCAGCACCTGACGCGGTCGACCTGGAGCGCGGTGGTGCGGCGCCTGGCGGAGATCGTCTCGGGCACGCTGCCGCTGATGGCGCTGCTCGCGCTGCCCGTGCTGCTGAACCTCGGCGACATCTACGTCTGGGCCGACCCGACCCGCGTCGCGGGCGACCCGCTGCTCGAGCACAAGGCGGGCTGGCTGAACCCGGGCTTCTTCACCCTGCGGATCGCCTTCTACTTCGCCGTCTGGATCCTGCTGGCCACGATCTACCGCCGCCGCTCCCTGCGGCAGGACGCCACCGGCGACCCCGCGATCACCGCCGGCTCCGAGCGGCTGGGCGGCCCCGCCCTGATCCTCTACGGCCTGACCCAGACCTTCGCGGCCTTCGACCTGCTGATGAGCCTCGACGCCCACTGGTTCAGCACCATGTTCGGCGTCTACTGGTTCGCCGGCATCGTCGCCAGCTTCTTCGCGGTGATGACGCTGCTGACCGCCGGCCTGCAGCGCTCGGGCCGCCTGGTGCACGCGGTGACCCTCGAGCACTACAACGACTACGGCCGGGCCATGTTCGCCTTCGTCTTCTTCTGGGCCTACATCGCCTTCAGCCAGTACATGCTGATCTGGTACGCGAACATCCCCGAGGAAACGGGCTGGTACCTGCGCCGGCAGCAGAACGGCTGGTCGGCCGTGGGCTACCTGCTGATCTTCGGCCACTGGCTGATCCCCTTCGCCGGGCTGATGTCGCGCTTCACGAAGCGGCGCGTGCGGCTGATGGCGTTCTGGGCGGTCTGGATCCTGGTCATGCACTGGGTCGACCTGTTCTGGCTGATCATGCCCGAGCTGAGCCCGGGAGGGATCCCGCTGCGGCTGATGGACGCGGCCCTGCTGGTGGGCATGGGCGGCCTCTACGCGGCGACGTTGGCCCTGGTCGCCGGGCCGCGCCTGCTGATCGCGCGGCGCGATCCGAGGCTGCGGGCCTCGCTGAACTTCGAGAACTACTAG